The Pseudomonas sp. B21-023 genomic interval CAGGAAGGCCTCAGGTTAAACAGGGCCGCAAACCTCGCAGCTACAACCGACTTAAACATAGGGAAATACGATGCGCACAAAAGTGGCTGCCATTTTGATGGCTGGTTTATTGATGGCTGGCTGCAGCGATCCAAAGCAGGCGATGCTTCCAGCGGACATGGCCAAATGGTCAGAAGACCAGGGGCTCAAGGATGCTGTGTCCAAGCTGTCCGATGACGAAAAGAAGCTCTTCATTGGGTATGCAACACGCCTCGCGGTAGCAAGTGCGTTTGGGGGCAATAAAACCGTGACCGAGATGACGGTCAATGATGCTCTGAAGTCCCAGCAAGCCTGGTTGGACGAGAAGGCAGCTGAGCAAGAAAAGCAGAAGCTCCTGGCCGAGCAGATCAAGCAACAGCAGCTCGCGGCCCTCAAGGAAATGAACGCCACCCTCACTGCCTCTTTGGTTGAGCTCAAGCTCAATCCCAAGGACTACGAGCGACGCAAATACTCGGAGTACTTCACCATCAGTGTGGCCTTCAAGAACAATACAGCTGAGGCCCTGGCTGGCGTGAAGGGCACGGTTGTGCTGAAGGACATGTTCGGCGATGTCATCAAACGCATCCGGCTGGCTGATGACGCCCAGATCGACGCAGGACAGAACTACATCTATCAAGGCACCATGGACTTCAACCAATTCGAAGCCTCGGACACCAAGCTCGCATCGTCGAACACAGCGAAACTGCAGTTTGAGTGGGAACCAGACACGTACATTTTCGTTAACGGCAAGAAGCAGGTCATGCCCAACTGAGACCATGAGCCTATCGCTTGGACAGGCAGAGGTAACAGGGCGATGGAAATGATCCTATCGCCCTGTATGTATCAACCCCACAAGCTGTTTTCAGCCCATTCGACTCGTTACAGACACTCACCGCCAATATTGTGCAGCCGCCAGCGCCTGAGATTCTCCCCCTTCTCTTCGCAGATTCTCTGCAGCTCAGCAGCCTCAAGGTCAGTGTCAGAAGCGAAGGCAAAGTGATGGGCCGCCCGGTCATACTGGTTCTTGCCCATGAACAGATAGCCGAGCTTCAGGTGGGCCAGAATCGCCTGGGCGGGCGAAGCATTTTCAGAACTGTACACCCGCTCATACCACCGTAATGCCTCTTCAGGATCCGGCTCGATTTCCATCTCAGAGGCCCCCTCGCCCGCGAGCAAGCTCGCGAGCTTGAGCTGCGTTTCGATATCGCCTTCGACCGCTGCCCCCCGGTAGAGCGACATCACCATACGCTTCGTATAAGAGGATTGGTCGTAAGCCAAATAAATTTCAGCCAAGGCCGTTGCAGCGCCCTCGCACCTCATTTCGACGCACTCCTTCAACATCTCAACAAGACGCTCATGTCTCGGTAGCTCCCCTGGATCACTCAACCAAAGCCGAGCGATCGCGACCCACGCAGGTGGGTAATTTCCCATTGTGGCTTCTGCGTAATGATCGAATGCGACTCGGACGCTTTTCAGCTGCCCTCCAACACCACGCTCCGCGAACTGCCCAAGTTGGTATTCGCACGCACTGCATCCCTTTGCCATACCTTGTTGGTAGGCCGCAGCCGCTTGTTCGACCTGCTCTTTACTCAAATAGTGATCACCCAAAAAGCAGTACGCTGCGACATTTCCTAAGTCGGCAGCCATCATTGCGCCCTCCATGCTTCCGGTACCTGTAATCAGACTGAGCTTCGATATGAGTATCAGCGCTGCCGACGAGCCATCTGAATATGCCGCGCCTAGGCTCTCCCAGATGTCTCCGCTAAGGGCGTCGAGGGATTCAACAAACTGCCCCTGATTTATCAAAGCTTCGAGCGGCAGGAAGCGCCCACGTAAAGCTTCGATACGGTTCGCCAGACTTCGAAGGCAATCCCTCTCAATGGAGCGCCAGCTCCTTCCAAATTTGGACTGACAATAATCATCTAAATTGGCCGGGTTTGGGCATGCCTGACTCACCATCCTGCCGTCCGGAAGCTTCAGCCGGCCTTGAAGGGGGGGCTCGGTATTCATCGGGTGGAAAGCGATGGGGGAAACGGGTGGTAGGTCTGGCTTCATGGGCTACTCCAGACAATAGAAAACGAATTCCCCGCCGAACGGGGCAATGGTTTGTCATATTGTCTGGCCGTTTCCAGCTCACGGCGGAACGCCTGCAGCAGGCGTCTGACATCAGATTAGAAGACAGACGAGACGTGTCAAGACGCTCGTGTGTTACGGGGCCACAAATTGACTTCGCCGCAGCAAAGCCTCATTTCGTCGCCCCCATGGGTACTCTTCGGCCCCACACCCGTGCCAATTAGGTCACCCAAGATAAACAACAAACAATGCGCAAAGCGCATCCCAACCAACCAGCTCCCCACCTACCCAAATTATTTGAGCCCTACTTAATCAAAATCTTAATGGGCGACTCGTTAAAATCCGTGTAGTACCCACGATCCAAAAGACGTTTATTTCTCTGAAAATCTAAGTTCTGCCGCTTTTGCTCCCTCGTGCTTTCTGCAATGAACAGGGATTTATTAGACCAAAAATTCAAACATGAAATTTTATTTTTCTTTTTATTGCTCAGCGGTCTGAACATCGAGTGCTGATAAGGAATAAACCCATCTCCACAGTAAGAAAGCCACGCGACGTCGAGCTCAGTTTTCTTGATGTATTCACCAGATATTGCAATATTTTCCGTTGAGCTTATAGCACCCCACGTTGGATCCTCATGACCCTGAGAAACCTTCACCGAGTCATAAACAACGCCATGGAATCCTTGAAACCTTAGCAGTTCATCACTGACTTTATTTATGACAGGATAGAACTTCTTATCCGGGGACATCAATAGCTCATAAACCATGTCTGTAAACTCGTTCACGCCAGGAACGACACGGAAGAAGCGCATCTCTACAGACAACTTTAAGTAGCCAAGAAGGAAATACTCCCCTACTTTTACGTCACACTCAGCAATCGCCACAAACGGATGTTGAGCCACGTATAATACTCGACGATTTGCCTCATTGAATCGTCCTTGCGGGATTTCTACCTTGTGAGACTTAGGCGGATAAAAGTCGCCAATCGCTATTTCACCCGAAACAAACTTACTCGCTTGATCTACCGACAATCGTCGAACCCGGGAGAAGCTAGAACCCTTTCTAAAAATTTGGCTCTGCAACTGATAAGCCGCGCCGTCAAAGCTATCCTGGGTCGAATTTGGAAATAGCTTGGAGCGGAACATCCGGTAATAACCATCCACACCAATATCATCATCGAATTTTTTAAAAATCCCTTCGACACTCATGACTAACGACTCTCAGTATGCCATTCGAATTTAAGAAACCCTAACTTTCCGGAGAACATTCCGACTTTGTTAAGAGTGGCCTGCCCCCGAATTCTACTCGACCACGGCCAGTAACCGCACGTTTTTTTTCGAGCAATGGCATGCTCAAACCCCCTCTCGAACATCAATCCATTTGGATGCCTAAGTAACAAATTGCCGCTCAATTGAATTACTAACTCTTCCATGACGGCGCCAGACTCTACATCCACATAATTGCGCCGCAGTTATAGACTTTGGGGATTTCGAGCCACGCAAGGACGGCGCGCCAACCCCGTCTATCGAAGAAGGAAGACCTTCAGCCTTGCATCAGCACCTCGGCATATAATCCGTCACATCGACATTTTTGCTAAAACCACAACGTCACTTCGTTCAACCAAAGGCGGTAGGCCGCAGATGTTGCAGTAATCAACTGGCTCCGCTCTCCGAGGGACTGAAAAGTACCTAGGCCTGACTTCTATATCGAGCGAAGGCTGTATGAAATACTCAGCATTCCTCCATTGAGGTTACGTAAATCAAGGGTGCGCCGATGACCTGCTCGCCCCTCACGCAAACCCGATCCTCACAAATCCCCCTCCGTTGCCACGGAAAAGATTCTGCCCCACCATTGATTCGATTGATGGCAAATTGATAGCCTGCCAGCTCGCCTGCCTGGTAGTGCTTCACCCCAGTTCCGAGCACGCTCCAGGAAGGATAGGCACACCTTGAAGGAACATCTGCAACTCGGTTGAGTTGCAAGGAGCGCGTCCATGGATAGAAACGTCGCTGTCATCAACGCCACGCAGCTGGCACTGGTCAACCCGAGCCTCCGGGATCCTGTCGAGTACCGCAAAAGTGGCTTGAGCCTGAACCACATCGTTGGCTGCCCCCTGGACTGCAGCTACTGCGTGAGGCACCTTTTCGGTAACTTCGAGCAGCGCACGCCCCAGGCCTTGATGACCGACGAAGAAGCCTTCAGGCAGTTTGTTTCGCATCGCTTCTTCCAGCCTCATATCACGCCGATTCAGCTTTTCAACCGGGCAACCGATCCGATGCTTCCGGACGTGAAAGGCCATACCCATAACCTGCTGCAACTGCTCGATGAGGCAGGGTTTACCAACAACGTGCTTGTGATCACTCGCTGGCGGGTGACGCCCGAGGATTGCGAACGCTTCAACGCCCTGACGAACATCAAGCTGACGGTGTTGGTGACTTACTCAGGCATCGAAGACCCTAAGATCGAGCCCATCAAATCGTCGATCGCAGCCAATAGCCTGCGAACCCTGTTCAAGCATGCACAGCGTTACCGGACGTTGCTCTACTGGCGACCAATTGTCCCTGGGCTCAACGATTCCGAAGAGCACATCGCTCGCGCCGCGCAGCTCGCAAAACACGCGCACGCAACGGTGTTCAGCGGGCTGTTTTATCGACAAGAGATTGCCCAGTACTACCAAAGCCAGGGTATTCCCGAGCCTTACACCTCAACCGCTAGACGTAAGCTGCTGCCGCTGGAGGAGGAGCAACGATTGCTGAGCATGTA includes:
- a CDS encoding sel1 repeat family protein — translated: MKPDLPPVSPIAFHPMNTEPPLQGRLKLPDGRMVSQACPNPANLDDYCQSKFGRSWRSIERDCLRSLANRIEALRGRFLPLEALINQGQFVESLDALSGDIWESLGAAYSDGSSAALILISKLSLITGTGSMEGAMMAADLGNVAAYCFLGDHYLSKEQVEQAAAAYQQGMAKGCSACEYQLGQFAERGVGGQLKSVRVAFDHYAEATMGNYPPAWVAIARLWLSDPGELPRHERLVEMLKECVEMRCEGAATALAEIYLAYDQSSYTKRMVMSLYRGAAVEGDIETQLKLASLLAGEGASEMEIEPDPEEALRWYERVYSSENASPAQAILAHLKLGYLFMGKNQYDRAAHHFAFASDTDLEAAELQRICEEKGENLRRWRLHNIGGECL
- a CDS encoding RES domain-containing protein — protein: MSVEGIFKKFDDDIGVDGYYRMFRSKLFPNSTQDSFDGAAYQLQSQIFRKGSSFSRVRRLSVDQASKFVSGEIAIGDFYPPKSHKVEIPQGRFNEANRRVLYVAQHPFVAIAECDVKVGEYFLLGYLKLSVEMRFFRVVPGVNEFTDMVYELLMSPDKKFYPVINKVSDELLRFQGFHGVVYDSVKVSQGHEDPTWGAISSTENIAISGEYIKKTELDVAWLSYCGDGFIPYQHSMFRPLSNKKKNKISCLNFWSNKSLFIAESTREQKRQNLDFQRNKRLLDRGYYTDFNESPIKILIK
- a CDS encoding radical SAM protein, translating into MDRNVAVINATQLALVNPSLRDPVEYRKSGLSLNHIVGCPLDCSYCVRHLFGNFEQRTPQALMTDEEAFRQFVSHRFFQPHITPIQLFNRATDPMLPDVKGHTHNLLQLLDEAGFTNNVLVITRWRVTPEDCERFNALTNIKLTVLVTYSGIEDPKIEPIKSSIAANSLRTLFKHAQRYRTLLYWRPIVPGLNDSEEHIARAAQLAKHAHATVFSGLFYRQEIAQYYQSQGIPEPYTSTARRKLLPLEEEQRLLSMYQAHAPGTPIFRKTSCGVAYAHQQPDYNGHFGITELCDTCPSAQYTTCQAAWKKPDEALLSSLCQRLGAEGEPVVTERSIIVRGLDEQRRYFMQHTLGYQVHDADKPHHYDRHGRAEAQRNI